A window of the Dongshaea marina genome harbors these coding sequences:
- a CDS encoding TroA family protein codes for MLLSRTPSYLRWRLLLCVTLLFSFSAMASRTITDQTGHRVQIPDQIQRAVILQHHTLDIAVELGAQSRVVGVLRNWQKLLGADFSRLAPGLKSLPTPGI; via the coding sequence ATGTTGTTATCCCGAACCCCTTCTTATCTTCGCTGGCGGCTGTTGCTGTGCGTTACTCTACTTTTTTCCTTTTCTGCGATGGCCAGTCGCACCATTACCGATCAGACCGGCCACAGGGTGCAGATCCCGGATCAGATCCAGCGAGCGGTGATTTTGCAGCATCATACCCTGGATATTGCGGTCGAGCTGGGGGCGCAATCCCGGGTGGTTGGGGTCCTTCGTAACTGGCAAAAATTGTTGGGGGCCGACTTTTCAAGGCTCGCTCCAGGTTTGAAAAGCCTGCCGACCCCGGGGATCTGA
- a CDS encoding ABC transporter substrate-binding protein, whose translation MSLKPDVVFMSNYAPEQMVSQVERLGIPVIRMSFFVAGGEQQTRLNPKIKDPALAYRLGMEQGIRLLGQVFHRQQAAEALVHEIKVTHRLIAKRVSGLTASQRTSLYMANPDMNTYGSGKFTGVMMSQAGGNNVAHEIHGYGKVTMEQILAWDPRVIFVQSRYSQVAKQIMSDPAWQGVSALKNHRLHISPEYVKPWGHPVPESYILGELWMAKKLHPKLFADIDLNQRVESFYQTFYHSHYLPREQQG comes from the coding sequence TTGAGTCTGAAACCAGATGTGGTGTTTATGAGTAACTATGCTCCGGAGCAAATGGTCAGCCAGGTAGAGCGCCTTGGGATCCCGGTGATCCGGATGAGCTTTTTTGTGGCGGGAGGGGAGCAGCAAACGCGGCTGAACCCTAAGATAAAGGATCCGGCGCTTGCATACCGTCTGGGAATGGAGCAGGGGATCCGCCTGCTGGGGCAGGTTTTTCACCGTCAGCAGGCCGCAGAGGCGTTGGTCCATGAGATCAAGGTGACTCACCGATTGATCGCCAAGCGTGTCAGTGGATTGACTGCAAGTCAGAGGACCTCCCTGTATATGGCAAACCCGGATATGAATACCTATGGCTCGGGTAAGTTTACCGGGGTGATGATGTCTCAGGCGGGTGGCAATAATGTGGCCCATGAAATTCATGGCTATGGCAAGGTCACCATGGAGCAGATATTGGCCTGGGATCCGCGGGTGATCTTTGTTCAAAGCCGTTACAGTCAGGTTGCAAAGCAGATCATGAGCGATCCTGCCTGGCAGGGCGTTTCGGCCCTTAAAAACCATCGTCTCCATATCTCGCCCGAATATGTGAAGCCTTGGGGCCATCCGGTTCCTGAGAGTTACATTCTGGGAGAGCTATGGATGGCCAAAAAACTCCACCCCAAACTCTTTGCAGACATTGATCTGAATCAGCGAGTTGAGAGTTTTTATCAAACCTTCTATCACTCTCACTATCTTCCCCGGGAGCAACAGGGATGA
- a CDS encoding FecCD family ABC transporter permease — protein sequence MKDFSYPRLMLLLCSGTLFVMLVAACLGRYPIAPLTVLHTLWERLMGEPSSSVAMTVLDEVRLPRIAMSLLVGANLSVSGACYQSLFRNPLVSPFILGISAGAGFGAALAILFTAGGYWLYLCAFGFAVLAVGFSVLLGGRQGQHSTLVLVLSGIVIGSVFTALLALLKYTADPDNKLPVIEYWLMGSLGNARPKVLAYYALFTLPALALLWRYRWRLNLLANPDEIAQSLGVHVRRERMLFIGIATLLASASVAVCGIIGWLGLVVPHLARMLVGADHRKLLPVTLVLGGAFLLVVDTIARCSASYEIPLGIITALVGAPVFALLLRKGEQVWI from the coding sequence ATGAAGGATTTCAGTTATCCACGCTTGATGCTGCTCCTGTGTTCTGGGACTTTGTTTGTGATGCTGGTAGCTGCCTGTCTCGGACGTTATCCGATCGCGCCGCTGACTGTGCTGCATACCTTGTGGGAGCGGTTGATGGGGGAGCCGTCGTCATCTGTAGCGATGACGGTTCTGGATGAAGTCCGTTTGCCGCGGATCGCGATGTCCTTGCTGGTGGGGGCTAATCTATCCGTCAGCGGGGCTTGTTATCAGAGCCTGTTTCGTAACCCATTGGTGAGTCCTTTTATTTTAGGGATATCGGCAGGGGCTGGGTTTGGTGCGGCCTTGGCCATCTTATTCACTGCGGGCGGCTATTGGCTTTACCTGTGTGCTTTCGGGTTTGCGGTGCTGGCAGTTGGGTTTTCCGTCTTGCTGGGAGGGCGCCAGGGGCAGCACTCTACTCTGGTGCTGGTTTTGTCCGGCATCGTGATTGGCTCGGTCTTTACCGCCTTGTTGGCCCTTTTGAAATATACGGCGGATCCTGATAATAAACTGCCGGTGATCGAATACTGGCTGATGGGCTCTCTTGGGAACGCTCGCCCCAAGGTTTTGGCCTACTATGCCCTGTTTACCCTTCCGGCTCTTGCCCTGTTGTGGCGGTATCGCTGGCGACTCAATCTTCTGGCAAACCCAGATGAGATTGCTCAATCACTCGGGGTTCATGTGCGGCGTGAGCGGATGCTATTTATTGGGATTGCAACCTTGCTGGCATCGGCATCGGTTGCTGTGTGTGGGATCATCGGCTGGCTGGGGTTGGTGGTCCCTCATCTGGCACGGATGCTGGTGGGAGCCGATCACCGTAAGTTACTCCCTGTGACCCTGGTGCTGGGGGGCGCATTTTTGTTGGTGGTTGATACCATCGCCCGTTGTAGTGCCAGCTATGAGATCCCTCTTGGGATCATCACGGCCCTGGTTGGTGCGCCGGTATTTGCTTTGCTACTCAGAAAGGGGGAGCAGGTATGGATCTAA
- a CDS encoding ABC transporter ATP-binding protein gives MDLRVERLEYSYPGSGIAIFEGLSLTIPKAQIFSILGPNGVGKSTLLRTLAGLLKPNSGLIWLGEQSLLDLSPAQRARKIAFVSQSEAPAFSFSVLDVVLTGYAAKLGFSGRPGNVEQDGAMAALSSLGIEGMAAQSYARLSGGQQQLVRIARAMVQQCPVILLDEPTAHLDLAYQLQVLKALLKLRDQGHTVVMTTHSPDHAHFCGGHVLMLGREQQQQGSTSELIHADVLRQIYQIELEVFQSPRGSLVCVPDYQSLVVD, from the coding sequence ATGGATCTAAGGGTTGAGAGACTTGAATACTCCTACCCGGGTAGCGGGATCGCCATCTTTGAGGGGCTGTCATTGACCATTCCCAAAGCTCAGATCTTTTCGATCCTGGGTCCCAATGGGGTGGGTAAATCGACCTTGTTGCGCACCCTGGCTGGACTGCTTAAGCCAAACTCGGGTCTCATCTGGCTTGGAGAGCAATCCCTGCTTGATTTGAGTCCGGCACAGCGTGCTCGCAAGATAGCATTTGTCTCTCAGAGTGAGGCGCCAGCCTTTAGTTTTTCGGTGCTGGATGTGGTCCTGACCGGCTATGCAGCAAAGCTTGGCTTTAGTGGGCGTCCCGGAAACGTGGAGCAGGATGGAGCGATGGCAGCCCTCAGTTCCCTTGGAATTGAGGGGATGGCAGCCCAAAGCTATGCCCGGCTCAGTGGTGGGCAGCAGCAGCTGGTCAGGATTGCCCGAGCCATGGTCCAGCAGTGTCCGGTGATCCTGTTGGATGAACCCACCGCACACCTTGATCTTGCTTATCAGTTGCAGGTGCTTAAGGCGTTGCTCAAACTCAGAGATCAGGGGCATACGGTGGTGATGACGACCCATTCACCGGATCATGCACATTTTTGTGGGGGGCATGTCCTGATGCTCGGGCGAGAGCAACAGCAACAGGGGAGCACTTCTGAGTTAATCCACGCTGATGTGCTGCGTCAAATCTACCAGATTGAGCTTGAGGTGTTTCAAAGCCCCAGAGGGAGCCTGGTCTGTGTTCCGGACTATCAGAGTCTTGTGGTGGATTAG